A portion of the Myxococcaceae bacterium JPH2 genome contains these proteins:
- a CDS encoding VOC family protein, with protein sequence MVRRTAVQSVRAQPLIAVEDVRRSSEWYQALLGCRSGHGGAAYEMLMSGEEMILQIHAWEADDHVHMGRASLKSRGNGVLLWFKVEDFDAAVTRATALKATVLEAPHFNPNAGHREVWLRDLDGYGVVVAGE encoded by the coding sequence ATGGTCAGGAGGACCGCCGTGCAATCAGTCCGAGCGCAGCCGCTGATTGCCGTCGAGGATGTGCGCCGCAGCAGCGAGTGGTACCAGGCCTTGCTTGGCTGCCGCAGCGGCCATGGCGGCGCCGCTTACGAGATGCTCATGTCGGGCGAGGAGATGATCCTCCAGATTCACGCCTGGGAGGCCGATGACCATGTGCACATGGGACGGGCCTCCTTGAAGTCTCGGGGCAACGGCGTGCTGCTCTGGTTCAAGGTCGAGGACTTCGACGCGGCGGTGACGCGCGCCACGGCGCTCAAGGCCACGGTCCTGGAGGCCCCGCACTTCAATCCCAACGCGGGGCATCGCGAGGTGTGGCTGCGGGACCTGGACGGCTACGGCGTGGTGGTGGCGGGCGAGTAG
- a CDS encoding thioredoxin fold domain-containing protein yields the protein MSNLILEVTGNELQADVMQSKTPVLLDFYADWCGPCTPLAATLEEIAQEHPDTVRILRINIEQNRTLATSFEITKLPCLVFMREGQKVAELLGNQPKPKILRQLDALATPE from the coding sequence ATGTCCAACCTCATTCTGGAAGTCACCGGCAATGAACTCCAGGCGGACGTGATGCAAAGCAAGACACCCGTCCTCCTGGATTTCTACGCGGACTGGTGTGGCCCCTGCACGCCCTTGGCCGCGACCCTCGAGGAGATCGCCCAGGAGCACCCAGACACGGTGCGGATCCTCCGCATCAACATCGAGCAGAACCGGACCCTGGCCACCTCGTTTGAAATCACCAAGCTGCCCTGCCTCGTCTTCATGCGCGAGGGGCAGAAGGTCGCGGAGCTGCTGGGCAATCAGCCCAAGCCAAAGATTCTCCGGCAGCTCGACGCACTCGCCACCCCTGAGTAA
- a CDS encoding nucleoside deaminase, which produces MRQALTVARENVRQGGRPFGAVLVREGQVIATAANEILATHDPTAHAEMLALRRASQILRSPRLDGCIVYASGHPCPMCLAAMTMCGVSAAYYGYSNEEGAPFGLSTAAVYEELGRPMEARKLKLTPLRPEGEAGLYELWKGSQP; this is translated from the coding sequence ATGCGACAGGCGCTCACGGTGGCGCGAGAGAACGTCCGTCAGGGGGGACGCCCCTTCGGCGCCGTGCTCGTCCGCGAAGGACAGGTCATCGCCACCGCGGCCAACGAAATCCTCGCCACGCACGACCCCACCGCGCACGCGGAAATGCTGGCGCTGCGGCGGGCCAGTCAAATCCTGCGCAGCCCCCGACTGGACGGCTGCATCGTCTACGCGAGTGGCCATCCCTGCCCCATGTGCCTCGCCGCGATGACGATGTGTGGCGTCTCGGCGGCGTACTACGGCTACTCCAACGAGGAGGGTGCGCCGTTCGGCCTGTCTACCGCCGCGGTCTACGAGGAGCTCGGCCGGCCCATGGAGGCGCGCAAGCTCAAGCTGACCCCGCTCCGGCCCGAGGGCGAAGCGGGGCTGTATGAATTGTGGAAGGGGAGCCAGCCCTGA
- a CDS encoding rhomboid family intramembrane serine protease, with amino-acid sequence MVLVHPLGVEELELDRRPWVTLGIVACCAVLFFITWVVPESPMGGSDTLLEQMFDTWQEHPNLAPPAVLVERLRPDVRARMESLHTEAVQKLGEPSAALQSQMDAWATEYVQATEASLLRRLSLVPERGALQWGWLFHMFLHFGWMHLLGNMFFLYLVGPMLEDVWDRPVFGAFFLVSGLVAALAQVFLAGEPTTMMAGASGAVAGAMGAFSFRFATKRIRMGYFVWMMIRAFRGTFNMPAWMAGAVWVGLEVYSLVTGNTSGVAVMAHVGGFAFGLATAVTLRFSGLEDRYLTPAVTRKTGNYVRHRGLDAAEQALREGQLARARKALTDVLAAYPDSAEASLLMFQVERREGLPDAGARLDRTLLKLLTMDQQEAVLVAVEQLGADFEPTALRPLTASRLATLFDARGLGGQHLDALLGVAAQTGGATGARAMLRRAELAMESRRRDLARAHLDTLAGMTGVPGDVSQRADELNLRLRPIALVDEPEPSPLPAARPAGPRALSLDGVLEPHAPPPRPAPRLMGGSIVGASETGLRMHLTSGEQRELPYARIIGVSPALVPVPVAGQTVPRLQPVTDLVLHWGDATQGPVAVRLGLAQLRLTTHYPDLPPKEGYARWLQDVVRRSGATLVSSSPEAILRGEYPRYADLQAMTEALVTVRH; translated from the coding sequence ATGGTCCTGGTTCATCCCCTCGGTGTCGAAGAGCTGGAGCTGGATCGCCGCCCCTGGGTGACGCTCGGGATTGTCGCGTGCTGCGCCGTCCTCTTCTTCATCACGTGGGTCGTCCCCGAGTCGCCCATGGGCGGCAGCGATACCCTGCTCGAGCAGATGTTCGACACGTGGCAAGAGCACCCGAACCTCGCGCCGCCCGCCGTGCTCGTCGAGCGCCTGCGCCCGGACGTGCGCGCCCGAATGGAGTCCCTCCACACGGAGGCGGTCCAGAAACTCGGGGAGCCCTCCGCCGCGCTTCAGTCCCAGATGGACGCCTGGGCGACCGAGTACGTCCAGGCCACCGAGGCCTCCCTCCTGCGCCGGCTGTCGCTCGTGCCTGAACGCGGAGCGCTTCAGTGGGGCTGGCTGTTCCACATGTTCCTGCACTTCGGGTGGATGCACCTGCTGGGCAACATGTTCTTCCTGTACCTCGTGGGCCCGATGCTGGAGGACGTCTGGGACCGGCCCGTGTTCGGCGCATTCTTCCTGGTGAGCGGACTCGTCGCGGCCCTCGCGCAGGTGTTCCTCGCGGGTGAGCCCACCACCATGATGGCCGGCGCGTCGGGTGCGGTGGCGGGCGCCATGGGGGCGTTCTCGTTCCGCTTCGCCACCAAGCGCATCCGCATGGGCTACTTCGTGTGGATGATGATTCGCGCCTTCCGCGGCACCTTCAACATGCCCGCATGGATGGCGGGCGCGGTGTGGGTGGGCCTGGAGGTGTACAGCCTCGTCACGGGGAACACGAGCGGCGTGGCCGTCATGGCCCATGTCGGAGGCTTCGCGTTCGGACTGGCCACCGCCGTGACGCTGCGATTCTCGGGGTTGGAGGATCGCTACCTCACCCCTGCGGTGACGCGGAAGACGGGCAACTACGTGCGCCACCGGGGACTCGATGCCGCCGAGCAGGCCCTGCGCGAGGGGCAGCTTGCTCGCGCGCGCAAGGCCCTGACCGACGTGCTGGCGGCCTATCCCGACAGCGCGGAGGCCTCGCTGTTGATGTTCCAGGTCGAGCGCCGCGAGGGACTCCCCGATGCGGGGGCGCGGCTGGATCGGACGCTGCTCAAGCTGCTCACGATGGATCAACAGGAGGCGGTGCTCGTGGCCGTGGAGCAGCTGGGCGCGGACTTCGAGCCCACCGCGCTGCGGCCCCTGACGGCCTCGCGGCTGGCGACACTGTTCGATGCGCGCGGCCTGGGGGGACAGCACCTGGACGCGCTCCTGGGCGTGGCGGCGCAGACCGGTGGCGCCACGGGCGCGCGCGCGATGCTCCGACGCGCGGAGCTGGCGATGGAGTCTCGGCGTCGCGATCTCGCACGCGCGCACCTGGACACGCTCGCGGGCATGACAGGCGTCCCGGGGGACGTGTCTCAACGCGCCGACGAGCTGAACCTGCGCCTGCGGCCCATCGCGCTGGTCGATGAACCCGAGCCGAGCCCCCTGCCCGCTGCGCGTCCTGCCGGGCCACGCGCGCTGAGCCTCGACGGCGTGCTGGAGCCCCACGCTCCGCCCCCGCGTCCAGCGCCGCGCTTGATGGGCGGCAGCATCGTGGGCGCCTCGGAGACGGGGCTGAGGATGCACCTGACGTCGGGCGAGCAGCGCGAGTTGCCCTATGCGCGCATCATTGGCGTCTCACCGGCGCTGGTTCCCGTGCCTGTCGCCGGACAGACCGTGCCGCGCCTGCAACCCGTGACGGACCTGGTGCTGCATTGGGGAGACGCAACCCAGGGCCCGGTGGCCGTGCGGCTTGGATTGGCGCAGCTCCGACTGACCACGCACTACCCCGACCTGCCTCCCAAGGAGGGCTATGCGCGGTGGCTCCAGGACGTGGTGCGTCGCTCGGGGGCGACGCTCGTGTCGTCGTCTCCCGAGGCCATCCTCCGCGGCGAGTATCCGCGCTACGCCGACCTCCAGGCCATGACCGAGGCGCTCGTCACTGTCAGGCACTGA
- a CDS encoding calmodulin, which yields MATARFAFTQPSSRGQEFIIELNDENTINHARRILSGEEKNEVHVHGRIIKRTQPYNPKFSFHLDPATIRFFSMAIEVCDADMVYVEDHLDEAGGAFLPGGHWCPWSSTLAREVK from the coding sequence ATGGCAACCGCTCGCTTCGCCTTCACGCAGCCCTCCTCCCGTGGTCAGGAGTTCATCATCGAGTTGAACGATGAGAACACCATCAACCATGCGCGCCGGATCCTCTCCGGGGAGGAGAAGAACGAGGTCCACGTGCACGGCCGCATCATCAAGCGGACGCAGCCCTACAACCCGAAGTTTTCCTTCCACCTCGACCCGGCGACGATCCGGTTCTTCTCGATGGCCATCGAGGTCTGCGACGCGGACATGGTCTACGTCGAGGATCACCTGGATGAGGCCGGCGGTGCGTTCCTCCCGGGCGGCCACTGGTGCCCGTGGAGTTCCACGCTGGCGCGCGAGGTGAAGTAG